The genome window GCGCTTTCTCTGCGTTGCGTGATTTGCAGGTTCTGTGGGTGGGTTAGTGTAAGAAAACAATGTGCTGCTTTGGATTTGTAAATATATTTTCcatatatttaataaaacatGTTTTTAAATAAAAAGCGTATTAAATTGTTactatttttaaattaatgcgccgtatagagagagtagaaacAGAATTCTCAAAATTATTCCTTGGAATTATTCCTTCCTTTTGTATCCACTGCTGAGATTATAAAATCTATATACTAGTGTCGTTCCTTCTTGGGCTTGGACTCGTTCTCGATCGATTTCGTTGATTCCACAGGTGAGTTCGATTCTTTAGTTACATTCGATCCGATTATGTATTTCCTTGATCGAAATCGATTTGGggattcctttttctttcaattttcgctaaatatttgtataattacttatttttctTCGTTGATTAGATGCCTTTTGGCTGCTGATTTATTCTTCATTTGCGGATTTCAATTCTGACTCGATTATTAGGGCATAGATGCCCTTTTTGCTACTTTTTATCTTCGATGGATTGTGGACCGGGGAGGTTCAAATTGCATATGAGATGTCTGAcaattacaattttttaatTGATGATTCCAGCTCCCATATTCTGTATGAGTGGATTTTAATTTGCACCTTGAGAGAGGGTTTGAGAGATAATTAGTTTGATTTCTTGATAATCTGAACTGGGCAAAAAGTTTAGGCTTTGATGccttgtgtgtgtttgtttgtattCAAGATTGGTTTTTTGTTCATAGTTGGGATCGTGGTTTCATTTATTCATATAATTGAGTAAGGTGTCTGATATGACGACTGTTGCTTCTCCTGACAATTGGACTTCCGTTTGCAGCTGATTGGCCATTCTCCAACAATGCTACTTTGACTTCTGATTGCCGCTCTTGAATTTATCAGTGCTGACACCTTGGAGTTAGCACTGATGGAGTTTCTATAGCATATTTGGaaagctagcactagcaattctGTCTAGACTCCAGAGAGGTGACATAGTTTCTTTTTCTGGGTGGCGTATATGTACGGAACAATGCATTTTGGAATGAAGCAAGTCCTTTTACCTTTGCTGTTCTCTGTACTGCTCTGTGGTTGTATTAGGGCAGAGTCTGAAAGTGAGAACCCACAGAAGTTGAGATCAGCTCCACACGAAATTGTCGGAAATGTTGTTATAGATGGCACTGGGAGGGAGAGTATTATTACTGGGCAGGGTGAGAGGAAGGGCAGCTACAATAGAGTCTCGGTGTCTACGGTAGCATTGTTTACGTTGGCAATGGCTGGTGCAACTGGTTTAGGGGCAGTGCCTTTCTTCTTTGTGGAGCTTGATCCTCAGTGGGCTGGAATTTGCAATGGAATGGCTGCAGGTGTGATGTTGGCTGCAAGCTTTGACCTTATACAGGAAGGCCAGGAGCATGGTGCTGGCAGTTGGGTTGTGTTTGGAATTCTAGCGGGTGGCATTTTTATATTGCTTTGTAAGAAGGTGATGCTAGCCTTCTAATTTCGGCGTTTTCTTCATTCACCTCTAATGATTGACCTAATTTCCTGCTTCTTTGTCATTTCTGTTTCTAATGTATTACATGTGGTATGGTGGTACCCCTATATTCCCTAAGACATGCGGATTGTTGTCCGTGAATTTTGCAAATAAGAACTGTTTTCCACATTTGCTGCTCTTTTTGAAGAAAATTATGTGAAccttttcaaattatttttctaatCACGTAGGCTAGCCAATAGCCTACTTTATCGAAGCTTCTAGCGTACACTGATAGTTTAGTGTCTAACCCAGTAACCCactatgatttttgtttcagtGTTGTGCTTTGAATCTacatttattctctctctctctctctctctcctctttgtGTTCCTCCATACCGTGCTTTAGTATATTGATGTCTGGTTTTCTGTGCACAAATTCTGAGTTCAGTTGCTTGAACAATATGGGGAAGTCAGCATGTTGGATATAAAAGGTGCAGATGCAGCTAAAGTTGTTCTTGTTATTGGAATAATGACACTTCATTCATTTGGAGAGGGCTCTGGTGTTGGAGTTTCTTTTGCTGGCTCAAAAGGTTTCACTCAGGGACTTTTGGTAACATTAGCAATAGCTGTACACAACATACCAGAAGGTTTAGCTGTAAGTATGGTGCTTGCATCGAGGGGTGTCTCTCCACAGAATGCAATGTTATGGAGTGTAATTACATCCTTACCCCAGGTAACATATTTTCCTTTATGAGGTTGTATGTTGAATGTATGGTCATCTTATATGAATTTGATTTGGTAAAACTAAGAAAATGAATGTTTTGACTCTAAAAACTGGAAGACTTTAAAGCTCCAATACTATTAGTAGGATGTCATACAAATAATTTTGTTCCATTTCGCATTGCTTCATCTCATTGATCGTTGTcaatcaaaattatttttttacagCCCATTGTTGCAGTGCCTGCATTTATATGTGCCGATGCATTTAACAAATTCCTGCCATTTTGTACTGGCTTTGCTGCTGGGTGTATGATCTGGATGGTTGCTGCTGAGGTGCTTCCTGATGCATTCAAGGTAAGTTGTCAAATTGGATGTAGTAATACCTGGTATGTAACTGATGGATTTTCTACTTCATTTTGCATTAATCAGTCTTTCTTTGACTGATTAAGAATTCCATGTCTCGATATGGATGTTATTCCATTCAGCATGTGGTTTGGGGTAATATGCTGGTTGACTTGAATTTCTAGGTTAATTTTTATTGGAAGGAAAACCAGAAAGTAAACAATTATAGTGTTAGAAAGGGAAGCTCTAGagttaaatttcaaatttgtatcACATTTGAGTTTGTTGCAACCTCTTTACTTTAAAGTATGTCTTAGTTTTCCATATTCAGAGCATGATGGCAAATCCCActattttcttttggttataggAGGCCTCTCCATCTCACGTGGCATCTGCAGCCACAATTTCTGTAGCATTTATGGAAGCTCTCAGCACTTTTTTCCAGAATTTTAGTCATCAATACAGGTAAATTGCTATACATGTTCATTGTTCAGGTGATTGCGCGACCATGAATAATGTCACTGGCTTATCCATGAACATGCCACATCTTGGTAAATTGTTAGTTAACACATTTGAACGCTTGAGGTCCATAAATTGTTCTAGGACATGGGATGTTTGCATTACCTCTTTCGGTTGGCTAGCGCAGCCTGATTATTAACGTCTTTTAACTATTAACTGTAAATGGTATTAGTCATGAGCAGAATGtgattttaatttgaattatgGTATTCTGTTCCCAATGCCACTTTCTCATTAATGTCCGCCGATTTTGCTCATATTGTAGCCCATTGTGATTTTATTATCATCCTTCTCACAAACTTGCTTTCCTATGTCTATATTGCAGTTCAGAAGATGCTTCTGGCTTCTTTGTTTCATTACTTTTTGGTCTTGGGCCGTTACTTGGGGGCATTATTCTTGTTGCATTTGCACTTTCTTTCCGTCTTCAGCATGCCCTTCTCATGGGTGTCGCATCTGGCATTGCCTTTGTCCTTGGTGCCTGGCGACCACTACAACTACTTCTGTCTTCAAAAATGGGATTTTTCCCCATGATGACGTTGCTTGTTATGGGTGCTGCATTTGTCAATTTTTTAAGTTCCACCGTCTCAAGACTTGCTGGCCGCAAAAGAGCTTCAGCAAATGATTTACCCATAGGATCCGGTTTCCCAATGAGTGTTCAAACCCTTCAGTCGTTCTTATCATGTGGAGCAGTTGCCGTTCATGCTTTGGCCGAGGGGCTTGCCCTTGGAGTGGCTGCACCGAAAGCTTATGGACTTGGTCGGCACATGGTTCTTCCTGTATCTCTCCATGGACTTCCTCGGGGTGCAGCTGTGGCAAGCTGCATTTTTGGGGCCACGGACAGCTGGCACAACTCCCTTGCAGCAGCAGCTCTTATTGGGTTTATGGGCCCAACGTCTGCAATTGGAGCAATACTTGCAGGAATCGACTACAGTGGTCTAGATCATGTGATGGTGTTTGCTTGTGGGGGATTGCTTCCAAGCTTTGGAAGAATCATCAGGAGAGCATTGAGCttgaatgcacaaaaaagtagcTGTGGGCTTTTGATTGGAGTGGGGTTTGCTACTCTCTGTTTAACATTCACCAAGTTGGTTTGCTTACACACACCTTACTGCAATTCTGCTCCTGAGGCTGTAAGATGAAGCATCTGGGACACAAGTTTGGCTCCTCAGACAGACCAGCATACTCACAGATTGTAGAATAGATTGTGGCAAAGGGAAAAAAGGATGGGATGAAGGGAAAATTTAGTGGGAAATGTGACATGTCTTGACTCTTGAGTAGGTGAGCTTTTGAACTCCACACTAATTTAAGAGAGATATGGTGATTTTCCCTTATGGTTTCCATTTATACAAGCATACAGCTCTGATGCTGAGATTTTTACGGCACGACATTCCTACAGAAGAAATCCTTTTGAGGCTTTATCGTTGCTGCTTTCTggaatttaatttatcttattgcTGATGTGGGCTCTAATCCAGAAAACCGAGTTTTCCTTTCTGAGCTCGGTTGGAGTTAGAACCGGCTGTCCAATTGAGTCGGGCCGAGCCCGGTTCTTGAAACCAAGTTAGAACTGCCCAGCACTTTGAGGCCCACTCATCACTTTTCTCCTTTATGAACCCAGATGAAGTTGGGCCGGGCTTGGCTCTTCAAAGCCCAGTTAGAACTGCCTGGCCCTTATAGAAAGAGAGTTAACAAGGTTGGACCGTAGATTCGTTAGAAGGTTGAACAGCTTGTCTTTttaacctaaccctaaaccttCTGATATGAGCTTCATCAGCCAAATGtaatcacaaattcacaatataCAATTTCTAAAAATACAGATCATTTCAACTCACAAGCATtcatagaaggaaaaaaaaaaatgtggttgATCCATTCTGACTGAACCACACGAATATCGTCCCAGATATACCAAATATTAGGACGGACAcacataatttcatataagACCGATGATTCTACATGAATCATATGCGTCCAACACTGtatttgggataactgagacaaAATTGAGATACTGAACATTTTCCttaacaagtaaaaaaaaaatgataacaaagcaatctcaaattcaaattcaacaaacacaagcatatTCAGATGCTTGAGAATGAGCGCATATATCATTCAGCATAGATGTGTCAAGATTCCAGAGACAAAATCCAGAAGCTTTTGAGACAATATGGAGAAAAACAAACACCAATCTCTGTCTCAATGCTCGACACACCGACAAAACTCCTTCCCCACAGCGTCTTAAATACCTAATAATCGATGTCTCGATCCACGACATCCATTAACAACACAAGAATAAATCCAATGAATGTAAATCCAACTTACAATGAAATATAGACCTCCCAAACCTAAATTCAACAGCAAACTATataattcttgttttttttttcctttcaattcttctctccatttttttttgttcccgctctccaaaagaaaaaaaaaaaaaaagaaccaacaatttttaaacaaaaaagccCCCGAACGGAAAGCTGACCAGCAAAGAACTGTTAGCCTATTCTTTCGTTGCTGTTCTGCTGAAATGTGATGTGTTGGAAGTAATGCTTGGGCGTTTTATCCTGGAGCAGGACAGAAAccaatgcatatatatgtatatatgggtaCATGGATATGAGTTTTCAGCATCCTGTTTTCGGGCGTTTCATTCCACTTGTATTGAACGGGGAGATGCTACTGCTTGGCCCGGGACTCTCTTCTCTGAAATTTGAATTTATCAAGGCCAGTTCACGCAGCTGCTGCCTCTTGATAAAATCCTGAGACTCATCCTGCATAATTTACAACACCAATATGAAAAGTTAGATAAATAGTAAGAACATGATAGCTGCAGGCATGAGcgtgaaaaaagagagaagaaaaaccgcatagaaacagaaaaaagaacTTGATTCGCTTCTAATGTCCTCTTTGACCATAGTGTCTTAAAGAAACAACAAACGGATGGAGATGGACAACACGAAATAGATAGTCAGAGGTAACACAaaagtttcaaataaaaatgaaaaccaaGCTGGAGGTTAATACCACAGGCTTGAGCAGTTCCTCGATGATTTCTTGTGCTTGTCTCAGCCTTATGTCAACAATATTGGCAGGTAAATCAGCCTCAATCAAGATATGGAGTGGGTCATTCAAGTGCTCATAGCCTGGTCTTCCTCTTAGCTTCTCTTCCTTGAGATGGAACAAGAGGGAAAAAGGCTTATGCTAGGAACCAgagaaaatctttaaatttcaaattttaagcATATCACACCAGAAAATTAAGAATACATGAGGCTGTAATTACCTTTTCCGGATCCTTTATTGACCCTTTCCCTCTAATGTATACACGGCAGCCAGTGGTAGCTTCCACACGTTTTAGCGAATTGCCTCTAGGGCCCAGAAGTCTCCCAACAAAATTGAACTAGCAACCACAAAGAAACAGATATTTAAGACACTGTAATGGAAGATGGATTTCCATAAATTGCTAACTTACATTTGGATAAGTATCTACTGGAATTTCGAGACGCAAAATCCCCTTCACAGTATAT of Tripterygium wilfordii isolate XIE 37 chromosome 13, ASM1340144v1, whole genome shotgun sequence contains these proteins:
- the LOC120013887 gene encoding KH domain-containing protein At2g38610 isoform X3, with the protein product MSGLYNSNFSPARAASPQIRSTPDVDSQYYLQELLAEHQKLGPFMQVIPICSRLLNQEIFRVSGMMSNQGFGDFDRLRHRSPSPMASSNLTSNISGSGSGGWNGLPQERLSGPTGMTMDWQGAPASPSSYTVKGILRLEIPVDTYPNFNFVGRLLGPRGNSLKRVEATTGCRVYIRGKGSIKDPEKEEKLRGRPGYEHLNDPLHILIEADLPANIVDIRLRQAQEIIEELLKPVDESQDFIKRQQLRELALINSNFREESPGPSSSISPFNTSGMKRPKTGC
- the LOC120013887 gene encoding KH domain-containing protein At2g38610 isoform X1, giving the protein MSGLYNSNFSPARAASPQIRSTPDVDSQYYLQELLAEHQKLGPFMQVIPICSRLLNQEIFRVSGMMSNQGFGDFDRLRHRSPSPMASSNLTSNISGSGSGGWNGLPQERLSGPTGMTMDWQGAPASPSSYTVKGILRLEIPVDTYPNFNFVGRLLGPRGNSLKRVEATTGCRVYIRGKGSIKDPEKHKPFSLLFHLKEEKLRGRPGYEHLNDPLHILIEADLPANIVDIRLRQAQEIIEELLKPVDESQDFIKRQQLRELALINSNFREESPGPSSSISPFNTSGMKRPKTGC
- the LOC120013887 gene encoding KH domain-containing protein At2g38610 isoform X2, with the translated sequence MSGLYNSNFSPARAASPQIRSTPDVDSQYYLQELLAEHQKLGPFMQVIPICSRLLNQEIFRVSGMMSNQGFGDFDRLRHRSPSPMASSNLTSNISGSGSGGWNGLPQERLSGPTGMTMDWQGAPASPSSYTVKGILRLEIPFNFVGRLLGPRGNSLKRVEATTGCRVYIRGKGSIKDPEKHKPFSLLFHLKEEKLRGRPGYEHLNDPLHILIEADLPANIVDIRLRQAQEIIEELLKPVDESQDFIKRQQLRELALINSNFREESPGPSSSISPFNTSGMKRPKTGC
- the LOC120013887 gene encoding KH domain-containing protein At2g38610 isoform X4, producing the protein MSGLYNSNFSPARAASPQIRSTPDVDSQYYLQELLAEHQKLGPFMQVIPICSRLLNQEIFRVSGMMSNQGFGDFDRLRHRSPSPMASSNLTSNISGSGSGGWNGLPQERLSGPTGMTMDWQGAPASPSSYTVKGILRLEIPFNFVGRLLGPRGNSLKRVEATTGCRVYIRGKGSIKDPEKEEKLRGRPGYEHLNDPLHILIEADLPANIVDIRLRQAQEIIEELLKPVDESQDFIKRQQLRELALINSNFREESPGPSSSISPFNTSGMKRPKTGC
- the LOC120013886 gene encoding putative zinc transporter At3g08650, with translation MYGTMHFGMKQVLLPLLFSVLLCGCIRAESESENPQKLRSAPHEIVGNVVIDGTGRESIITGQGERKGSYNRVSVSTVALFTLAMAGATGLGAVPFFFVELDPQWAGICNGMAAGVMLAASFDLIQEGQEHGAGSWVVFGILAGGIFILLCKKLLEQYGEVSMLDIKGADAAKVVLVIGIMTLHSFGEGSGVGVSFAGSKGFTQGLLVTLAIAVHNIPEGLAVSMVLASRGVSPQNAMLWSVITSLPQPIVAVPAFICADAFNKFLPFCTGFAAGCMIWMVAAEVLPDAFKEASPSHVASAATISVAFMEALSTFFQNFSHQYSSEDASGFFVSLLFGLGPLLGGIILVAFALSFRLQHALLMGVASGIAFVLGAWRPLQLLLSSKMGFFPMMTLLVMGAAFVNFLSSTVSRLAGRKRASANDLPIGSGFPMSVQTLQSFLSCGAVAVHALAEGLALGVAAPKAYGLGRHMVLPVSLHGLPRGAAVASCIFGATDSWHNSLAAAALIGFMGPTSAIGAILAGIDYSGLDHVMVFACGGLLPSFGRIIRRALSLNAQKSSCGLLIGVGFATLCLTFTKLVCLHTPYCNSAPEAVR